One stretch of Kogia breviceps isolate mKogBre1 chromosome 18, mKogBre1 haplotype 1, whole genome shotgun sequence DNA includes these proteins:
- the LYPD3 gene encoding ly6/PLAUR domain-containing protein 3, which yields MDPARKAGSRVAIWTTGWLLLLPPLLLLEGAQALECYSCVQKADDGCSPQKTKTVKCAPGVDVCTEAVGAVETIHGQFSVAVRGCGSGLPGKNDLGLDLYGILAFVQLQQCSQDRCNAKLNLTSRALIPAGNESDYAPNGAECYSCVGLSRKECQGTAPPVVRCYNASDHFYKGCFDGNVTLTAANVTVSLPVRGCVQDESCTRDSATGPGFMLSGSCCQGSRCNSDLRNKTYFSPRFPPLVLLPRSPPTTLAATNSVSTSAPPLSSTSTTKPTPAPISQTSPKEVEPETFQEEESTSAGGVSDHQDRRNIGQHPTEDEAPNKGSAAPSVGWVALLLAVAAGT from the exons ATGGACCCTGCCAGGAAAGCAGGCTCCCGGGTAGCGATCTGGACAACGggctggctgctgctgctgcctcctcTGCTGCTTCTAGAAG gagcgcaggctctggagtgTTACAGCTGCGTGCAGAAAGCCGATGACGGATGCTCTCCGCAGAAGACTAAGACGGTGAAGTGCGCGCCAGGCGTGGACGTCTGCACAGAGGCCGTAGGGGCGGTGGAGACTA TCCACGGGCAATTCTCGGTGGCAGTGCGGGGCTGCGGTTCGGGACTCCCCGGCAAGAATGACCTCGGACTGGACCTTTATGGGATTCTGGCCTTCGTCCAGCTGCAGCAGTGTTCCCAGGACCGCTGCAACGCGAAGCTCAACCTCACCTCGCGAGCGCTCATCCCCGCAG GCAATGAGAGTGACTACGCGCCTAACGGGGCCGAGTGCTACAGCTGCGTGGGGCTGAGCCGCAAGGAGTGCCAGGGTACGGCGCCGCCCGTCGTGAGGTGCTACAACGCCAGCGACCACTTCTACAAGGGCTGTTTCGACGGCAACGTCACGTTGACGGCAG CTAATGTGACTGTATCCTTGCCTGTCCGGGGCTGCGTCCAGGATGAGTCCTGCACCCGGGATTCGGCGACAGGCCCAGGGTTCATGCTCAGCGGCTCCTGCTGCCAGGGGTCCCGCTGTAACTCGGACCTCCGCAACAAGACCTATTTCTCCCCTCGATTCCCGCCCCTTGTCCTGCTGCCCCGTTCTCCGCCCACCACTCTGGCTGCAACCAACTCTGTCAGTACTTCTGCCCCACCCCTGTCCTCCACTTCCACCACCaaacccaccccagccccaatcAGCCAGACTTCTCCAAAAGAGGTCGAACCTGAGACCTTCCAGGAGGAGGAATCTACCTCGGCTGGAGGTGTTAGTGACCACCAAGACCGTAGAAATATTGGGCAGCACCCCACAGAAGATGAGGCCCCTAATAAAGGCTCTGCAGCTCCTTCAGTGGGGTGGGTGGCTCTTCTGTTGGCTGTGGCTGCTGGCACCTAA